One Capsicum annuum cultivar UCD-10X-F1 unplaced genomic scaffold, UCD10Xv1.1 ctg3168, whole genome shotgun sequence DNA segment encodes these proteins:
- the LOC107842642 gene encoding mitochondrial uncoupling protein 2 isoform X9: MASEISFAGIFAISATAACFAEFCTLPLDTAKVRLQLQKRAGSLEGAGVSKYRGLLGTVATIAKEEGLLALWKGIIPGLHRQCIYGGLRIGLYEPIKTFFVGSYYVGDVSLFSKVLAALITGAIAIAVANPTDLVKVRLQAEGKAGTPRRYDGAFDAYYMIVKQEGLAALWTGIVPNIARNAIINAAELASYDHLKEIILKLPGFTDSVLTHLLAGLGAGFFAVSIGSPVDLTRNF, from the exons atggcatccgaGATCTCATTCGCCGGAATTTTCGCTATTAGCGCTACCGCTGCTTGTTTTGCCGAG TTCTGTACGTTACCTCTAGACACGGCTAAAGTTAGACTACAGCTGCAAAAGAGAGCAGGATCATTGGAAGGTGCCGGTGTATCCAAGTACAGGGGATTATTAGGTACAGTTGCTACAATTGCTAAGGAGGAGGGTTTATTGGCTCTTTGGAAAGGCATTATTCCCGGCTTACATCGGCAGTGTATTTATGGAGGCCTAAGGATTGGGTTATATGAGCCT ATCAAGACCTTCTTTGTAGGCAGCTATTATGTTGGAGATGTTTCCTTATTCAGTAAAGTTCTTGCTGCTCTTATTACTG GTGCAATAGCAATTGCTGTGGCTAATCCGACTGATCTTGTAAAAGTTCGTCTTCAGGCTGAAGGTAAAGCTGGTACACCTAGGCGATATGATGGTGCTTTCGATGCATACTATATGATAGTGAAACAG GAAGGGCTGGCAGCTTTGTGGACAGGAATTGTGCCAAATATTGCAAGGAATGCTATTATTAATGCTGCTGAACTGGCCAGTTATGATCATCTGAAAGAG ATAATATTAAAACTTCCAGGATTTACGGATAGTGTTTTAACTCATCTACTAGCTGGTTTAGGTGCTGGATTCTTTGCAGTATCTATTGGTTCTCCAGTTGATTTG ACCAGAAATTTTTGA
- the LOC107842642 gene encoding mitochondrial uncoupling protein 2 isoform X7: MASEISFAGIFAISATAACFAEFCTLPLDTAKVRLQLQKRAGSLEGAGVSKYRGLLGTVATIAKEEGLLALWKGIIPGLHRQCIYGGLRIGLYEPIKTFFVGSYYVGDVSLFSKVLAALITGAIAIAVANPTDLVKVRLQAEGKAGTPRRYDGAFDAYYMIVKQEGLAALWTGIVPNIARNAIINAAELASYDHLKEIILKLPGFTDSVLTHLLAGLGAGFFAVSIGSPVDLKFLREDIFIRNAPKCGIAGSSMPLL, encoded by the exons atggcatccgaGATCTCATTCGCCGGAATTTTCGCTATTAGCGCTACCGCTGCTTGTTTTGCCGAG TTCTGTACGTTACCTCTAGACACGGCTAAAGTTAGACTACAGCTGCAAAAGAGAGCAGGATCATTGGAAGGTGCCGGTGTATCCAAGTACAGGGGATTATTAGGTACAGTTGCTACAATTGCTAAGGAGGAGGGTTTATTGGCTCTTTGGAAAGGCATTATTCCCGGCTTACATCGGCAGTGTATTTATGGAGGCCTAAGGATTGGGTTATATGAGCCT ATCAAGACCTTCTTTGTAGGCAGCTATTATGTTGGAGATGTTTCCTTATTCAGTAAAGTTCTTGCTGCTCTTATTACTG GTGCAATAGCAATTGCTGTGGCTAATCCGACTGATCTTGTAAAAGTTCGTCTTCAGGCTGAAGGTAAAGCTGGTACACCTAGGCGATATGATGGTGCTTTCGATGCATACTATATGATAGTGAAACAG GAAGGGCTGGCAGCTTTGTGGACAGGAATTGTGCCAAATATTGCAAGGAATGCTATTATTAATGCTGCTGAACTGGCCAGTTATGATCATCTGAAAGAG ATAATATTAAAACTTCCAGGATTTACGGATAGTGTTTTAACTCATCTACTAGCTGGTTTAGGTGCTGGATTCTTTGCAGTATCTATTGGTTCTCCAGTTGATTTG AAATTTTTGAGAGAAGATATATTTATAAGAAATGCACCAAAATGTGGCATAGCTGGTTCTTCCATGCCACTCTTATAA